A stretch of Bordetella petrii DNA encodes these proteins:
- the tssM gene encoding type VI secretion system membrane subunit TssM, which yields MIHNVFGFLFSRGLWNFFGLVALALLIWIAGPLLAIGATRPLESETTRIIVIAVLFGLWLLRILWRKWREGRLNAQLLGQLRKPAAKKKVEPEPGNPEIRQLEERFNEAVELLRKTRFEGNKRRLSLDRFSKQYLYQLPWYVIIGAPGAGKTTALVNSGLNFPLADRFGKVALRGVGGTRNCDWWFTDDAVLLDTAGRYTTHESDATGDEEEWKGFLRLLSKYRGRQPINGAMLTVSVEDLLAASDAERVQHAAVLRRRLQELREQLGIQFPVYVLVTKADLLSGFEEYFASFNREDLSQVWGFTLPYTRTQEADFDLYEAFHAEYELLKRRLDDALPEVLAAETDASRRALAYMLPQQFAGLQAVLGHFLSDVFATSKYEARLVPRGVYFTSGTQGGETFDQVTGYLKRYLRIDGGPAPAATVPGEGDGRSYFLKGLLQDVIFREAGLAGRNLRWERRYRRLHWAGYGLIAALLVALLVGWVVSYRNNKTYVAEVSRRVPTVEKLGRDIKITQAGDVLGLMPFLDSLWYLPRHANFELDSPPLNYQFGLYQGQKMQAAAQGVYRSTLEQVLVPQIARRVETALRKAAPDDLEFSYEALRAYLMLYEADHYDAEFMHAWLLSDMQKTLPEGYTRRQYDLMSLHLRNLVQGRVLSSPFPRDDQLVKEARERLARYTLAQRAYSRLRRMLANTDQGPQQTAITLGGPQASAVFVRKSGKPLTDGIPSLYSYDGYWKVFNQRVTRVADLLRQDDAWVLNIEAPGILDQRAQQQLIVDIKRLYMNDYVEQWDGYLNDLQLAPTTSLLQNIQMARTLSAPESPLVKLVQGVARETSLLRDTGDGQSLMDQARNRVSSTREALEQMFGPTGPSAAVRADASDEKLERIVDLHFEPYRRLAQSEGQGTPPAITATTGLINELYTYLTAADAALRSASPAPGSDVVTKLRAEAGRLPEPLRDLLNTLSVKASGEISEATRERMGDTVTATMGVFCRQSIAGRYPFASGSSRDVAPNDMARLFGPNGMMDDFFQKHLATQIDVSGSRWRFKPGIDGKQGDRAAYLDSFQRASVIRDVYFTAGNPLPSYRVAIRPLEMDAQITQFLMDVDGQTVRYAHGPQVATNVQWPGPRGTNQARIELTPQSGPAGLSASGPWALNRLLDKAQLRRGSSPEVTIATFDINGRKVVLEITASSVKSPFHLAEMQGFSCPGK from the coding sequence ATGATCCATAACGTATTTGGTTTCTTGTTCAGCCGGGGCCTGTGGAATTTCTTCGGCCTGGTGGCGCTGGCGCTGCTGATCTGGATCGCCGGCCCGCTGTTGGCCATCGGCGCGACGCGGCCGCTGGAAAGCGAGACGACGCGCATCATCGTCATCGCCGTGCTGTTCGGCCTGTGGCTGCTGCGCATTCTGTGGCGCAAATGGCGCGAAGGCCGCCTGAACGCGCAACTGCTGGGCCAGCTGCGCAAGCCGGCCGCCAAGAAGAAGGTCGAGCCCGAGCCTGGCAACCCCGAGATCCGCCAGCTGGAAGAGCGCTTCAACGAAGCCGTGGAGCTGCTGCGCAAGACGCGCTTCGAAGGCAACAAGCGGCGCCTGTCGCTGGACCGTTTTTCCAAGCAGTATCTGTACCAGCTGCCCTGGTATGTGATCATCGGCGCGCCGGGGGCCGGCAAGACCACGGCCCTGGTGAATTCGGGCCTGAATTTCCCGCTGGCCGACCGGTTCGGCAAGGTGGCGCTGCGCGGGGTGGGCGGCACGCGCAACTGCGACTGGTGGTTCACCGACGACGCGGTGCTGCTGGACACCGCCGGCCGCTACACCACCCACGAAAGCGATGCCACCGGCGACGAGGAAGAATGGAAAGGCTTCCTGCGGCTGCTGTCGAAATACCGCGGGCGCCAGCCCATCAACGGCGCCATGCTGACGGTCAGCGTCGAAGACCTGCTGGCCGCGTCCGATGCCGAGCGCGTGCAGCACGCGGCGGTGCTGCGGCGCCGGCTGCAGGAACTGCGCGAGCAGCTGGGCATCCAGTTTCCGGTATACGTGCTGGTAACCAAGGCCGACCTGCTGTCGGGCTTCGAGGAATACTTTGCGTCGTTCAACCGCGAAGACCTGTCGCAGGTGTGGGGCTTCACGCTGCCCTACACACGCACCCAGGAGGCCGATTTCGACCTGTACGAGGCCTTCCATGCCGAGTACGAGCTGCTGAAGCGGCGCCTGGACGACGCGCTGCCCGAGGTGCTGGCCGCCGAGACCGATGCGTCGCGCCGCGCGCTGGCCTACATGCTGCCGCAGCAGTTCGCCGGCCTGCAGGCCGTGCTGGGGCACTTCCTGAGCGACGTGTTCGCCACCTCGAAATACGAGGCGCGCCTGGTGCCGCGCGGGGTGTATTTCACCAGCGGCACCCAGGGCGGCGAAACCTTCGACCAGGTCACCGGATACCTGAAGCGCTATCTGCGCATCGATGGCGGGCCGGCGCCGGCCGCCACCGTGCCGGGCGAAGGCGACGGCCGCAGCTACTTCCTGAAGGGCCTGCTGCAGGACGTGATCTTCCGCGAGGCGGGCCTGGCCGGACGCAACCTGCGCTGGGAACGCCGCTACCGCCGCCTGCACTGGGCCGGCTACGGCCTGATCGCCGCGCTGCTGGTGGCGCTGCTGGTGGGCTGGGTGGTCAGCTATCGCAACAACAAGACTTACGTGGCCGAGGTGTCGCGCCGCGTGCCCACCGTGGAAAAACTGGGCCGCGACATCAAGATCACCCAGGCCGGCGACGTGCTGGGCCTGATGCCGTTCCTGGACAGCCTGTGGTATTTGCCGCGGCATGCCAATTTCGAGCTGGATTCGCCGCCCCTGAACTACCAGTTCGGCCTGTACCAGGGCCAGAAGATGCAGGCGGCCGCGCAGGGCGTCTACCGCAGCACGCTCGAGCAGGTGCTGGTGCCGCAGATCGCCCGGCGGGTCGAGACGGCGCTGCGCAAGGCCGCTCCCGACGACCTGGAGTTTTCGTACGAGGCGCTGCGCGCCTACCTGATGCTGTACGAGGCCGACCACTACGACGCGGAGTTCATGCACGCCTGGCTGCTGTCGGACATGCAGAAGACCCTGCCCGAAGGCTATACGCGGCGCCAGTACGACCTGATGTCGCTGCACCTGCGCAACCTGGTGCAGGGCCGCGTGCTGTCCTCGCCTTTCCCGCGCGACGATCAACTGGTCAAAGAGGCGCGCGAGCGGCTGGCCCGCTATACGCTGGCCCAGCGCGCCTACAGCCGCCTGCGCCGCATGCTGGCCAATACCGACCAGGGGCCGCAGCAGACCGCCATCACGTTGGGCGGGCCGCAGGCCAGCGCGGTGTTCGTGCGCAAGAGCGGCAAGCCGCTGACGGACGGCATCCCGTCGCTGTACAGCTACGACGGCTACTGGAAGGTATTCAACCAGCGCGTGACGCGGGTGGCCGACCTGCTGCGCCAGGATGACGCCTGGGTGCTGAACATCGAGGCGCCGGGCATCCTGGACCAGCGCGCGCAGCAGCAGCTGATCGTGGACATCAAGCGGCTGTACATGAACGACTATGTCGAGCAGTGGGACGGCTACCTGAACGACCTGCAGCTGGCGCCCACCACCTCGCTGCTGCAGAACATCCAGATGGCGCGCACCCTGTCGGCGCCCGAGTCGCCGCTGGTGAAGCTGGTGCAGGGCGTGGCGCGCGAGACCTCGCTGCTGCGCGACACCGGCGACGGGCAGTCCCTGATGGACCAGGCCCGCAACCGGGTCAGCAGCACGCGCGAGGCGCTGGAGCAGATGTTCGGCCCCACGGGCCCCAGCGCCGCGGTGCGCGCCGACGCCTCGGACGAAAAGCTGGAGCGCATCGTCGACCTGCATTTCGAACCGTATCGCCGCCTGGCGCAAAGCGAAGGCCAGGGCACGCCGCCCGCCATTACCGCCACCACCGGGCTGATCAACGAGCTCTACACCTACCTGACCGCCGCCGACGCGGCGCTGCGCAGCGCCAGCCCGGCGCCGGGCTCGGATGTGGTGACCAAGCTGCGCGCCGAGGCGGGCCGCCTGCCCGAGCCGCTGCGCGACCTGCTCAACACCTTGTCGGTAAAGGCCTCGGGCGAGATCTCCGAGGCCACGCGCGAACGCATGGGCGACACGGTGACGGCCACCATGGGCGTGTTCTGCCGGCAGTCGATCGCCGGCCGCTACCCGTTCGCCAGCGGCTCGTCGCGCGACGTGGCGCCCAACGACATGGCGCGGCTGTTCGGGCCCAACGGCATGATGGATGATTTCTTCCAGAAGCACCTGGCCACCCAGATCGACGTGTCCGGATCGCGCTGGCGCTTCAAGCCGGGCATCGACGGAAAGCAGGGCGACAGGGCGGCCTACCTGGATTCGTTCCAGCGCGCCAGCGTGATCCGCGATGTGTACTTCACCGCGGGCAACCCGCTACCGTCGTACCGCGTGGCGATCCGGCCGCTGGAAATGGACGCCCAGATCACGCAGTTCCTGATGGACGTGGACGGCCAGACGGTGCGCTATGCGCATGGCCCGCAAGTGGCCACCAATGTGCAATGGCCGGGGCCGCGCGGCACCAACCAGGCGCGCATCGAACTGACGCCGCAGAGCGGACCGGCCGGGCTGTCGGCATCGGGGCCGTGGGCCCTGAACCGCCTGCTGGACAAGGCGCAGCTGCGGCGCGGCTCGTCGCCCGAGGTCACGATCGCCACCTTCGACATCAACGGCCGCAAAGTGGTGCTCGAAATCACGGCCAGCAGCGTGAAAAGCCCTTTCCATCTTGCCGAGATGCAGGGGTTTTCCTGCCCCGGCAAGTAA
- a CDS encoding DotU family type VI secretion system protein, with translation MHASDTAMPGPLGGGIPEGAASASSRLRPYEYVISGSNPLVAAANPLLDLIPQIRATTSHPSPAMLREHLLDEIRQFELRAQQAGIPNETILGARYCLCTALDEAAALTPWGGNGVWSAHSLLVTFHNETWGGEKFFQLLAKLSQNPSQHLDLLELLYYCLVLGFEGRYRVADNGRSQLETLRQRLLRILRSARGEYPRALSPHWQDVPAQTQLRRLPVPLWVFGALAAVLALAIYWGLAWSLSNQSDAVFTAISNVKPPTVQIAPTRRPAPSPRLAVFLAPEIRDDLVTVRDEVDRSVVVLRGDGLFESGSAEVREQYLPVLSRVADALRETQGNILVRGYTDNIPMRGARYPSNWHLSQARADAVKQLLEGRLDNPQRVRAEGRGDADPVAPNDTAAGRSRNRRVEITLMVPPVPREETVEGARQ, from the coding sequence ATGCACGCTTCCGATACCGCCATGCCCGGCCCGCTGGGCGGAGGCATTCCCGAAGGCGCCGCGTCGGCATCGAGCCGGCTGCGGCCCTACGAATATGTGATCAGCGGCTCGAACCCGCTGGTGGCGGCGGCCAACCCGCTGCTCGACCTGATTCCGCAGATCCGCGCCACCACGTCGCATCCCTCGCCGGCCATGCTGCGCGAGCATCTGCTCGACGAGATCCGGCAGTTCGAATTGCGCGCCCAGCAGGCCGGCATTCCCAACGAAACCATCCTGGGGGCGCGCTACTGCCTGTGCACCGCGCTGGACGAGGCGGCGGCCCTGACGCCATGGGGCGGCAACGGGGTCTGGTCGGCGCACAGCCTGCTGGTGACGTTCCACAACGAAACCTGGGGCGGCGAGAAGTTCTTCCAGCTGCTGGCCAAGCTGTCGCAGAACCCCAGCCAGCACCTGGATTTGCTGGAGCTGCTGTACTACTGCCTGGTGCTGGGTTTCGAAGGCCGCTACCGGGTGGCCGACAACGGCCGTTCGCAGCTCGAGACGCTGCGCCAGCGCCTGCTGCGCATTTTGCGCAGCGCGCGCGGCGAGTATCCGCGGGCCCTGTCGCCGCACTGGCAGGACGTGCCGGCCCAGACCCAGCTGCGCCGCCTGCCGGTGCCGCTATGGGTGTTCGGCGCGCTGGCCGCCGTGCTGGCGCTGGCCATCTACTGGGGGTTGGCCTGGAGCCTGAGCAACCAGTCCGACGCCGTGTTTACCGCGATCAGCAATGTGAAGCCGCCCACGGTGCAGATCGCGCCGACGCGCCGGCCCGCGCCTTCGCCGCGCCTGGCGGTGTTCCTGGCGCCCGAGATCCGCGATGACCTGGTCACGGTGCGCGACGAGGTCGACCGCAGCGTGGTGGTGCTGCGCGGCGACGGCCTGTTCGAATCCGGGTCGGCCGAGGTGCGCGAGCAGTACCTGCCGGTGCTGTCGCGCGTGGCCGACGCCCTGCGCGAGACCCAGGGCAATATCCTGGTGCGCGGCTACACCGACAACATTCCCATGCGCGGCGCGCGCTATCCGTCCAACTGGCACCTGTCGCAGGCGCGCGCCGACGCGGTCAAGCAACTGCTGGAAGGGCGCCTGGACAATCCGCAGCGCGTGCGCGCCGAAGGGCGCGGCGACGCCGATCCGGTGGCGCCGAACGATACGGCGGCGGGGCGGTCGCGTAACCGCCGCGTCGAAATCACGCTGATGGTGCCGCCGGTGCCTCGGGAAGAGACGGTCGAGGGTGCGCGGCAATGA
- the tssK gene encoding type VI secretion system baseplate subunit TssK, which produces MAEKSKVVWSEGMFLRPQHFQQFERYLEGLLQQRAASLHGFFWGFSHLALDRDALAVGKLVLTQASGVLPDGTPFEFSHPDDAPEALEVPEQAQDVRVMLALPRIRPGATDVQYEDEADSLARYLVQEAEVEDSGSIGLEPALLQLGRLRLRLMLETDLGDEWLGLGVVRVIERRADNRVVLDDRYIAPWLAAGAHPLLLGFAQELYGLLNARSEALATRLSQPGRGGVSEVSDFMLLETVNRYIGALWHARQAEWLHPERLFHDWLMLACDLATYTAASRRPEVLPEYQHDDLQATFEMLMNELRRSLSAVLEQHALQIPLQDRGQGVRVAQIPDLELLRTAGFVLAVHADMPSDTVRSRFPAQVKIGPVERIRDLVHLQLPGVTVRVLPVAPRQIPYSAGHVYFELDKGGDFWKQLERTGALALHLAGEFPGLSMEFWALRD; this is translated from the coding sequence ATGGCAGAGAAGAGCAAAGTCGTATGGTCCGAAGGGATGTTCCTGCGTCCCCAGCATTTCCAGCAGTTCGAGCGCTATCTTGAGGGGCTGCTGCAGCAGCGCGCCGCTTCGCTGCACGGTTTTTTCTGGGGGTTCAGCCACCTGGCCCTGGACCGCGACGCGCTGGCGGTGGGCAAGCTGGTGCTCACGCAGGCGAGCGGCGTGCTGCCCGACGGCACGCCGTTCGAGTTTTCGCATCCCGACGATGCGCCCGAGGCGCTGGAGGTGCCCGAGCAGGCCCAGGACGTGCGCGTCATGCTGGCGCTGCCGCGCATCCGGCCCGGCGCCACCGACGTGCAGTATGAAGACGAAGCCGATTCGCTGGCGCGCTACCTGGTGCAAGAGGCCGAGGTCGAGGATTCCGGATCGATCGGGCTGGAGCCGGCCCTGCTGCAGCTGGGCCGCCTGCGCCTGCGGCTGATGCTCGAGACCGACCTGGGCGACGAATGGCTGGGACTGGGCGTGGTGCGGGTGATCGAGCGCCGCGCGGACAACCGCGTCGTGCTGGACGACCGCTATATCGCTCCGTGGCTGGCGGCCGGCGCGCACCCCCTGCTGCTGGGTTTCGCGCAGGAACTGTACGGCCTGCTGAACGCGCGCAGCGAAGCCCTGGCCACGCGCCTGTCGCAGCCGGGGCGCGGCGGCGTGTCGGAAGTCTCGGACTTCATGCTGCTGGAAACGGTCAACCGCTATATCGGCGCGCTGTGGCATGCGCGCCAGGCCGAGTGGCTGCATCCCGAACGCCTGTTCCACGACTGGCTGATGCTGGCCTGCGACCTGGCCACGTACACGGCGGCCTCGCGCCGCCCCGAGGTGCTGCCCGAATACCAGCACGACGACCTGCAGGCCACGTTCGAGATGCTGATGAACGAGCTGCGCCGCTCGCTGTCGGCGGTGCTGGAACAGCACGCGCTGCAGATCCCGCTGCAGGACCGCGGGCAGGGCGTGCGGGTGGCGCAGATTCCCGACCTGGAACTGCTGCGTACCGCGGGCTTCGTGCTGGCGGTGCATGCCGACATGCCGTCGGACACGGTGCGTTCGCGCTTTCCCGCGCAGGTCAAGATCGGCCCGGTCGAGCGCATACGCGACCTGGTGCATCTGCAGCTGCCCGGCGTGACGGTGCGCGTGCTGCCCGTGGCGCCGCGGCAGATTCCGTACAGCGCCGGCCACGTGTATTTTGAACTCGACAAGGGCGGGGATTTCTGGAAACAGCTGGAGCGCACGGGCGCGCTGGCGTTGCACCTGGCCGGTGAATTCCCCGGACTGTCCATGGAATTCTGGGCCTTGCGCGACTAG
- the tssJ gene encoding type VI secretion system lipoprotein TssJ, with amino-acid sequence MVFRKTAISILRGLCASLAALALLAGCSSTARQVPVPYAIELTVDPQVNPDVHGRPSPVQITVYELRSSSAFESRDFFSLQSDPQAALGKELINTDQAILRPGETKTLKYTGSAEARMVGIVAAYRDLEKSHWRLVVPLPEAQNTNIYKVWQFSPNEETIKVSVKDNGLAVTDRDRSWWPF; translated from the coding sequence ATGGTGTTCCGCAAGACCGCTATTTCTATTCTGAGAGGGCTTTGCGCAAGCCTTGCCGCCCTGGCGCTGTTGGCAGGATGTTCTTCCACCGCCCGGCAGGTGCCCGTCCCTTACGCCATCGAGCTGACCGTCGATCCGCAGGTCAACCCGGACGTGCACGGCCGCCCGTCGCCCGTGCAGATCACGGTTTATGAGCTGCGCTCATCCAGCGCCTTCGAGTCGCGCGATTTCTTCTCGCTGCAATCCGATCCGCAGGCCGCGCTGGGCAAAGAGCTGATCAACACCGACCAGGCCATCCTGCGGCCGGGCGAAACCAAGACGCTCAAGTACACCGGCAGCGCCGAAGCGCGCATGGTGGGCATCGTGGCCGCTTACCGCGACCTCGAGAAAAGCCATTGGCGGCTGGTCGTGCCGCTGCCCGAAGCGCAGAACACCAATATTTATAAGGTATGGCAGTTCTCGCCCAACGAAGAAACGATCAAGGTGTCGGTCAAGGACAACGGCCTGGCCGTTACCGACCGGGACCGTTCCTGGTGGCCGTTCTAG
- a CDS encoding FHA domain-containing protein: protein MRLTVLPRRDDPGFAPLSAVFQAPGGTLGRSADNHLALPDSERGICRVQAALRISDGACYLVNLSGMGSVSVNGRAITRDQEVPLAPGDELAIGPYTLRAEDPAAPVAAATLAAGAAAAAAAQAAPPEPDPLLDSPLLEGVDLMPPDTHTIHQSASSAPAAPAPETPVAPEPAAAPEPMATPASAPAPAASAPAPAPQVSDSRRVSDTELDPTSAGQPPAAPQPAARMPDTEPAHGGFSAAPDTPAAAAAFPSAPAQFDAPFGDLDPPRAAEPQAPQSNPADVFSDLFGPGTLPVGSVPDVSAHPFDLESAQTRNPEDPLRQLPRGDANVRGPLRDPLDMLGNPDADDANSVFSDQTPSTLPSHDPLDPHRSDPVTDTLSPRPRDDDARAARDHLREYGGYLRPARVRPQDAPDTDSGKPPHK, encoded by the coding sequence ATGAGACTCACCGTACTGCCACGCCGCGACGATCCGGGCTTCGCCCCGCTGTCGGCGGTATTCCAGGCCCCCGGCGGCACCCTGGGACGCTCGGCCGACAATCACCTGGCCCTGCCGGACAGCGAACGCGGCATCTGCCGTGTCCAGGCGGCGCTGCGCATCAGCGACGGCGCCTGCTACCTGGTCAACCTCAGCGGCATGGGCAGCGTCAGCGTCAACGGCCGCGCCATCACGCGCGACCAGGAAGTGCCGCTGGCGCCGGGCGACGAGCTCGCCATCGGCCCATACACGCTCAGGGCCGAAGATCCGGCCGCGCCCGTGGCGGCCGCCACGCTGGCCGCGGGCGCAGCGGCGGCAGCCGCCGCGCAGGCGGCGCCGCCCGAGCCCGACCCGCTGCTCGACAGCCCGCTGCTCGAGGGCGTGGACCTCATGCCCCCCGACACGCACACTATCCATCAATCCGCCTCCTCCGCACCCGCCGCGCCGGCGCCTGAAACCCCAGTAGCGCCTGAACCCGCGGCGGCGCCTGAACCCATGGCGACGCCTGCATCCGCACCAGCGCCTGCCGCATCCGCGCCAGCCCCCGCCCCCCAGGTGTCTGACTCCCGAAGGGTGTCAGACACCGAACTCGATCCCACCTCCGCCGGCCAGCCCCCCGCCGCGCCGCAACCCGCGGCCCGGATGCCCGACACCGAGCCAGCCCACGGCGGCTTCAGCGCGGCGCCCGACACCCCCGCGGCGGCCGCGGCATTCCCGTCCGCCCCGGCGCAGTTCGACGCGCCGTTCGGCGACCTGGATCCGCCCCGGGCCGCCGAACCGCAGGCGCCGCAGTCGAACCCGGCCGACGTATTCAGCGACCTGTTCGGCCCCGGCACCCTGCCGGTGGGCAGCGTGCCCGACGTCTCGGCGCATCCGTTCGACCTCGAGTCCGCCCAGACGCGCAACCCGGAAGACCCGCTGCGCCAGCTGCCGCGCGGCGACGCCAACGTGCGCGGCCCCTTGCGCGATCCGCTGGACATGCTGGGCAATCCCGACGCCGACGACGCCAACAGCGTCTTTTCGGACCAGACGCCCTCGACGCTGCCCTCGCACGACCCGCTCGACCCGCACCGGTCGGACCCGGTCACCGACACGCTCAGCCCGCGGCCGCGCGATGACGATGCCCGCGCCGCGCGCGACCATCTGCGCGAGTACGGCGGCTACCTGCGGCCCGCTCGCGTGCGGCCGCAGGACGCGCCAGACACTGACTCCGGCAAGCCGCCGCACAAATAG
- the tssH gene encoding type VI secretion system ATPase TssH, with product MSDIGRLDLFGKLNPLLYQALEGATSFCKLRGNPYVELVHWIHQIVHTQDSDLHRIARRFDLDMGVLQADLTGALDQLPRGAGSVSDLSEHIDHAVERAWVLGSLRYGAGRIRGGHLMAGLVKTYALRNVLLGMSDQFSRVVPDVLLEQLDDIVRGSPEDATAQPVEAGPGGAAPAEGGSALARYAVDLTARARAGEIDPVSGRDEEIRQIVDILMRRRQNNPLLAGEAGVGKTAVVEGLALRLASGDVPPPLREVSLYLLDIGLLQAGAGVKGEFEQRLRGVIDEVQASPSPIVLFIDEIHTLVGAGGAAGTGDAANLLKPALARGQLRTIGATTWSEYKKYIEKDPALTRRFQVVQIHEPAEPRALGMLRGLAATLEAHHQVLLLDEAIEAAVSLSHRYIPARQLPDKAVALLDTACARVAVSQHAVPAALEDARRRIEALEIEQRIAAREARLGAGAEDRVARVADDLAQARMQEAALAERWESERALAARVFELRRALDQDAAPAAETDADAGADAAAAPAAARDPARLRAELAQAQDELAQRQGEAALIYPAVDAAAVASVVADWTGIPVGRMVRDEAQSVLRLADTLEQRVIGQRHGLEAIARRIQTSRARLTDPSKPVGVFLLCGPSGVGKTETALALAEALYGGEQNLIAINMSEFQESHTVSTLKGAPPGYVGYGEGGVLTEAVRRRPYSVVLLDEVEKAHADVHEIFFQVFDKGWMEDGEGRYIDFRNTIIILTSNVGTDLIASLCRDPALMPDADGLAAALREPLLKAFPAALLGRLVAVPYMPLSDEMLARIVDLQFERVRQRLHDNHGIALSVSPEATALVVARCTEVESGGRMVDAILTNTVLPQISRELLTASMEGREVRAVALEAAEGDFRYRYE from the coding sequence ATGTCCGATATCGGCCGCCTTGATCTCTTCGGCAAACTCAATCCGCTGCTGTACCAGGCGCTGGAAGGCGCCACCTCGTTCTGCAAGCTGCGCGGCAACCCGTATGTCGAGCTGGTGCACTGGATACACCAGATCGTGCACACCCAGGACAGCGACCTGCACCGCATCGCGCGCCGTTTCGACCTGGACATGGGCGTGCTGCAGGCGGACCTGACCGGCGCGCTGGACCAGCTGCCGCGCGGCGCGGGCTCGGTGTCCGATCTGTCGGAGCATATCGACCACGCGGTCGAGCGGGCCTGGGTGCTGGGCTCGCTGCGCTACGGCGCCGGGCGCATCCGCGGCGGGCACCTGATGGCCGGGCTGGTCAAGACGTACGCCCTGCGCAACGTGCTGCTGGGCATGTCCGACCAGTTTTCGCGCGTGGTGCCCGATGTGCTGCTGGAGCAGCTGGACGATATTGTGCGGGGGTCGCCGGAAGATGCCACGGCCCAGCCGGTCGAGGCCGGGCCGGGCGGCGCCGCGCCTGCCGAGGGCGGCTCGGCGCTGGCCAGGTATGCCGTCGACCTGACCGCGCGGGCGCGCGCCGGCGAGATCGATCCGGTGTCGGGCCGCGATGAAGAGATCCGCCAGATCGTCGATATCCTGATGCGGCGGCGCCAGAACAACCCGCTGCTGGCCGGCGAGGCCGGGGTGGGCAAGACCGCGGTGGTCGAGGGCCTGGCGCTGCGCCTGGCCAGCGGCGACGTGCCGCCGCCGCTGCGCGAGGTGTCGCTGTACCTGCTGGACATCGGGCTGCTGCAGGCGGGCGCCGGCGTGAAGGGCGAATTCGAGCAGCGCCTGCGCGGCGTCATCGACGAGGTGCAGGCCAGCCCCAGCCCCATCGTGCTGTTCATCGACGAGATCCATACCCTGGTGGGGGCGGGCGGCGCGGCGGGCACGGGCGATGCGGCCAACCTGCTCAAGCCCGCGCTGGCGCGCGGACAGCTGCGCACCATCGGCGCCACCACCTGGTCCGAGTACAAGAAATACATCGAGAAAGACCCGGCGCTGACACGGCGCTTCCAGGTCGTGCAGATCCACGAGCCGGCCGAGCCGCGCGCGCTGGGCATGCTGCGCGGCCTGGCGGCCACCCTGGAGGCGCACCACCAGGTGCTGCTGCTGGATGAAGCGATCGAGGCGGCGGTGTCGCTGTCGCACCGCTATATTCCGGCGCGGCAATTGCCCGACAAGGCCGTCGCCCTGCTGGACACGGCCTGCGCGCGCGTGGCGGTCAGCCAGCACGCGGTGCCGGCGGCGCTGGAAGACGCGCGCCGGCGCATCGAAGCGCTGGAGATCGAGCAGCGCATCGCGGCGCGCGAGGCGCGCCTGGGCGCGGGCGCCGAAGACCGCGTGGCGCGGGTGGCCGACGATCTGGCCCAGGCGCGCATGCAGGAAGCCGCGCTGGCCGAACGCTGGGAGTCCGAGCGCGCGCTGGCGGCCCGGGTGTTCGAGTTGCGCCGCGCGCTGGACCAGGACGCGGCGCCGGCCGCGGAGACGGATGCCGACGCGGGCGCCGATGCCGCCGCCGCCCCCGCTGCCGCGCGCGATCCGGCCCGGCTGCGCGCCGAGCTGGCGCAGGCGCAGGACGAGCTGGCGCAGCGCCAGGGCGAGGCCGCGCTGATCTACCCCGCGGTGGACGCGGCCGCGGTGGCGTCGGTGGTGGCCGACTGGACTGGCATCCCGGTGGGCCGCATGGTGCGCGACGAAGCCCAGTCGGTGCTGCGCCTGGCGGACACGCTGGAGCAGCGCGTCATTGGCCAGCGCCACGGGCTGGAAGCCATTGCGCGGCGCATCCAGACGTCGCGCGCCCGGCTGACCGATCCCAGCAAGCCGGTGGGCGTGTTCCTGCTGTGCGGCCCCAGCGGCGTGGGCAAGACCGAAACGGCGCTGGCGCTGGCCGAGGCCCTGTACGGCGGCGAGCAGAACCTGATCGCCATCAACATGAGCGAATTTCAAGAATCGCACACCGTGTCCACCCTGAAGGGCGCGCCGCCCGGGTATGTGGGCTACGGCGAGGGCGGCGTGCTGACCGAGGCCGTGCGGCGCCGGCCATACAGCGTGGTGCTGCTCGACGAGGTCGAGAAGGCCCACGCCGATGTGCACGAGATTTTCTTCCAGGTGTTCGACAAGGGCTGGATGGAAGACGGCGAGGGCCGTTATATCGACTTCCGCAACACCATCATCATCTTGACGTCGAATGTGGGCACCGACCTGATCGCCAGCCTGTGCCGCGATCCGGCCCTGATGCCCGATGCCGACGGCCTGGCGGCGGCGCTGCGCGAGCCCTTGCTGAAAGCGTTTCCCGCGGCCTTGCTGGGGCGGCTGGTGGCGGTGCCCTATATGCCGCTGTCCGACGAGATGCTGGCGCGCATCGTGGACCTGCAGTTCGAACGCGTGCGCCAGCGGCTGCACGACAACCATGGCATCGCGCTGAGCGTCAGCCCCGAGGCCACGGCCCTGGTGGTGGCGCGCTGCACCGAGGTCGAATCGGGCGGGCGCATGGTCGACGCCATCTTGACCAACACGGTGCTGCCGCAGATTAGCCGCGAGCTGTTGACCGCGTCGATGGAGGGGCGCGAAGTGCGCGCGGTGGCGCTGGAAGCCGCCGAAGGCGACTTCCGCTATCGGTACGAATAG